A part of Bacillus rossius redtenbacheri isolate Brsri chromosome 1, Brsri_v3, whole genome shotgun sequence genomic DNA contains:
- the LOC134527910 gene encoding uncharacterized protein LOC134527910: protein MFFDCTQALDDDFEDLPCNENDKTLVGCLVVGGTRHFIFSGSNIVGRDAVSCDIVLNTNVLSKQHATIEVKNKDTHLIYDMGSLNRTRMEKMVLEPQVRYNLDTGTNLYFGNVHGQYLKIDVKDSTMDTTVCGEKDVECLNTSVKKAELSDDSETDVEGDSSANTVTGKHCEDVNEDAEGTNIFDLKTHCQDGGGTDAAAAAAAAAAAAADDDDDDDDDDDDDDDDDDDDDAIFYMETQESVADMVRPSSDLLAVNKNIKDRSLLEDDSDIFDNLVLEESREEIACTVEGTVEEKQLRCAVIQESDCSGDETDPENILIEKTQNVIMSGKEEECKLVSNKIDVHDACVQRTVTQPVECVALRSNSSAEPVIHSYSASSASLQGTLEAINEQRIPHNKRSNNKTPGSDGSDVKIVAHQETLLQISHAQEGTCMASLSTQNVDNEKTVSLKDSSGNSLATHSQNVIDKVVGNELVHKESSNRCYIACDIMNAPTQILNHDKVVLKGVDVNGTHNVQTETLNDELLNEKGNIQQISVRCENSDTTQVPVTHLDVSNSCENTTSLIDASTQVQKVNVGTVDHQDINNRCNITNDIIDSQTQVVNEDFSRRLAHKNKSFKFNGWNDISNEATQVLQDKIFNDNITCKITNNVMDEPTQVLKNDFPEGKVVHQDISGDCINIKNEFTDASTGVMGNEIGHQDVYNSYEITHDTRDASTRVTKGEVIFGVNVHGDTFNKSQNLDDIFDAPTQVLEGEIPVSEVVRYASSDSSVIPELTIEASTPVVKDEVVMGTVIHQDNSKRSCKRNNIINVPNQVTENEVVHQISSDQCEMNDNIMDAPTQMATHEVSVGLVVHQDTSKVCETGNNIIDAPNQNLKGEVAMCTVVHQDDSKSSYIQNDIFDAPTQVTEDEVVHLMPFEVCEIKDDIMDAPTQIVKGKISAFLVAHQGTSKLCEITNNTMDAPTQILKDEVVMGKVVHQDDSKRSYIQNDIFDAQNQVIEDEVAHQMPFEVCEINDDIMDAPTQIVKGEISAGLVAHQGTPKVSEITNNRMDAPTQILKDEVVMGTVVHQDDSKRSYIQTDIFDAPTQVLEDEVVHQLAFEGCEINDDIMDSPTHKVKGEVSASLVMGMMVHQDNSKRSYIQNDSFDAPTQVIEDKLVHQLTSDRCKINNDIMESPTQIVKGEISAGLMAHQRTSKVSEITNNTIDSPTQILKDEVVMGTVVHQDDSKRSYIQTDIFDAQTQVLEDEVVHQLAFEGCEINDDIMDSPTQKVKGEVTANLVMGMMVHQDNSKRSYIQNDSFDAPTQVIEDKLIHQLTPDRCKINNDIMDSPTQKVKGEISAGIVAHQCTSKVYEIANNTKDAPTQILKDEVVMGTVVHQDDSKRSCIQNDIFDALTQVTEDEVVHQFASDRCEINDDIMDEPTQIVNGDVSVGILVHNDNSERSDITTFVKNESNHIVYDDLVRYNGVSPQTTLSLTDEINSVADSPSLKMPVLNVENNTGKIILQDTIITPAGSDVSDAVAIGQAIHQDSTPVLSNCNSDYVMNSSHVEREGNVAQKGDYSNGGIVDVEMHTTCVSNTSHQNISFVHTECSSNDIMNSPIKIVCEEINVLLKNCSGTDSKFGCKNDELKPSDDNICNDNIGTESVMSPILSYTKRHMSNVDKQYEKPSQVNMIAIKHLETLTSGGSINYLGTYGCRENENTEDTVPAVLREKSPRTYGSKQNVGMQKSYTNKKSFKEHSEVLFASGCKVNVQLTDIKGNITISSELSPKKLQSQSQSQERNKSECVKELTNSMNVKNCSAQQIWPGKHQSYFGKRLSQVKGSSLLASTSNNVGESLVIQNRQESLTNNKVQLVTFQTAEQQCKVGKKSVRSRNNSCYSKSSPKDQQQDKKLHLPQALTVQIENLNTRPKRSRKMTWKMIELEKASPTSVKTENQTCRAKSPKNVVQDAVDMHDNDSSVVQDSTFQNTNSPLAQQKEDGRASCSRKQLSENCMSSEVAISENLVTKKNIPRVSLKRKGVTTQAEEGTHRGTKVSSLRKSSRELVKASNLGSGGSDTGDDLAGGFTMTTVTSEGTNEKLQERKGTITRFGRKLVTEEALTEKVFVGSRKCEKSRVKEKCSAQALKEAADEKMQNNYIKEYVSNIEIQTKTNDEGNISRKRSKSKAELITEETDKKRVRESKNKMTAENNLQFNLSTNKTEIDSNKSNSTEETEKSLTSKRFTSSKERASKPLQESKVKTRNSGNKRENSTAGTSAEVKGSRNINKRTKEHTVMCENNDDAHEECIEKNVNIRKKRQKTAEDGSPDKRKSQAEAVVDDGESVSVSGINVPLQKRGNMPGRQSRQRKQSGLSSSSSSSVLDEDRAAAFRGDSQSSPVEAGAATSRESLLSTKLGKGQRASRKQVAPAETTRVMFTGLTKEELKAQETIVERLGGSVVDQPGAEMVLVAQKLCRTIKMLCAIARGIPVVNCLWLKNCSKKNQFVDTEAYILHDTEGERKFNMSLSKTLRAAALHPLLTGYSVMVTPHVVPVPKDMKVLVESCGGIFVSRSPRNWPSRAFVISCEEDRTQWPKLRKAGVPVVGTEAILGGVLQHHIDLVSHQFHPS, encoded by the exons GAGAAAAGGATGTGGAGTGTTTGAATACATCTGTCAAGAAGGCGGAGCTGAGTGACGACAGTGAGACAGACGTGGAGGGAGACAGTTCTGCCAACACCGTCACTGGCAAACACTGTGAAGATGTTAATGAGGATGCTGAGGGCACTAATATCTTTGATTTGAAAACACATTGCCAGGATGGTGGTGGCAcagatgctgctgctgctgctgctgctgctgctgctgctgctgctgatgatgatgatgatgatgatgatgatgatgatgatgatgatgatgatgatgatgatgatgatgcaatATTTTACATGGAAACACAAGAGTCTGTAGCAGATATGGTCAGACCATCAAGTGATCTTTTGGCAGTTAACAAAAACATTAAAGACAGGTCTTTGCTTGAAGATGATTCAGATATTTTTGACAATCTAGTGCTAGAAGAATCCCGTGAAGAAATTGCATGTACTGTGGAAGGAACGGTAGAAGAAAAACAATTGCGGTGTGCTGTGATCCAGGAAAGTGACTGTTCAGGTGACGAAACAGatccagaaaatattttaattgaaaaaacacaaaatgtAATAATGAGTGGAAAAGAAGAGGAATGTAAGTTGGTTAGTAATAAAATTGATGTTCATGATGCCTGTGTTCAAAGAACTGTGACTCAGCCAGTGGAATGTGTGGCCCTGCGCAGCAATAGTTCTGCAGAGCCAGTGATTCACAGTTATTCTGCGAGTTCTGCATCACTTCAAGGAACTTTGGAAGCAATTAATGAGCAAAGAATTCCCCACAATAAAAGATCAAATAACAAAACTCCAGGATCTGATGGCTCTGATGTAAAAATAGTGGCTCATCAAGAGACCCTCTTACAGATAAGCCATGCTCAAGAGGGTACTTGTATGGCATCACTGAGTACACAAAATGTAGATAATGAAAAAACTGTTTCTCTGAAGGACAGTTCTGGTAATTCACTTGCTACTCACTCTCAAAATGTAATTGATAAAGTGGTTGGTAATGAATTGGTTCATAAAGAATCTTCTAATAGATGTTACATTGCCTGTGATATAATGAATGCTCCAACTCAGATTTTAAATCATGATAAAGTGGTTCTCAAAGGCGTTGATGTCAATGGTACACACAATGTTCAAACAGAAACCTTGAATGATGAATTATTAAATGAAAAAGGGAATATTCAACAAATTTCTGTCAGATGTGAAAACTCTGACACAACTCAAGTTCCAGTGACTCATCTAGATGTTTCAAATAGTTGTGAAAACACTACTTCCTTAATAGATGCATCAACTCAGGTCCAGAAAGTTAATGTTGGTACAGTAGACCATCAAGATATTAATAATAGATGCAATATAACTAATGACATAATTGATTCACAAACTCAAGTTGTGAATGAGGATTTTTCTAGGAGATTAGctcataaaaataaatcttttaaatttaatGGCTGGAATGACATTAGTAATGAAGCAACTCAAGTTTTACAAGATAAGATCTTCAATGATAATATTACATGTAAAATCACAAACAACGTAATGGATGAACCAACACaggttttaaaaaatgattttccaGAGGGTAAAGTGGTGCATCAAGACATTTCTGGTGATTGTATCAACATCAAAAATGAATTTACTGATGCATCTACTGGGGTTATGGGAAATGAGATAGGTCATCAAGATGTATATAATAGTTATGAAATAACTCATGATACAAGGGATGCATCAACTCGAGTTACAAAAGGTGAGGTTATTTTTGGTGTAAATGTCCATGGAGATACTTTTAATAAATCTCAAAACCTTGATGACATATTTGATGCACCAACTCAAGTCTTGGAAGGTGAGATTCCTGTTAGTGAAGTGGTTCGTTATGCTTCTTCTGATAGCTCAGTAATTCCTGAACTCACGATAGAAGCATCAACTCCTGTTGTGAAAGATGAAGTAGTAATGGGTACAGTGATTCATCAAGATAATTCAAAAAGATCTTGCAAAAGAAATAACATAATTAATGTACCAAATCAGGTTACAGAAAATGAGGTAGTTCATCAAATTTCTTCTGATCAGTGTGAAATGAATGACAACATAATGGATGCACCAACTCAAATGGCCACTCATGAAGTTTCTGTCGGCTTAGTAGTTCATCAAGATACTTCTAAAGTATGTGAAACCGGTAATAATATAATAGATGCACCAAATCAGAATTTGAAAGGTGAAGTTGCTATGTGTACGGTGGTTCATCAAGATGATTCCAAAAGTTCTTACATCCAAAATGACATTTTTGATGCACCAACTCAGGTTACAGAAGATGAGGTAGTTCATCTAATGCCATTTGAAGTATGTGAAATAAAAGATGACATAATGGATGCACCAACTCAAATAGTCAAGGGTAAGATTTCTGCTTTCTTAGTGGCTCATCAAGGTACTTCTAAATTATGTGAAATCACTAACAATACAATGGATGCACCAACTCAGATTTTGAAAGATGAAGTTGTTATGGGTAAGGTGGTTCATCAAGATGATTCCAAAAGATCTTACATCCAGAATGACATTTTTGATGCACAAAATCAGGTTATAGAAGATGAGGTAGCTCATCAAATGCCATTTGAAGTATGTGAAATAAATGATGACATAATGGATGCACCAACTCAAATAGTCAAGGGTGAGATTTCTGCTGGCTTAGTGGCTCATCAAGGTACTCCTAAAGTAAGTGAAATCACTAACAATAGAATGGATGCACCAACTCAGATTTTGAAAGATGAAGTTGTTATGGGTACAGTGGTTCATCAAGATGATTCCAAAAGATCTTACATCCAGACTGACATTTTTGATGCACCAACTCAGGTTTTAGAAGATGAGGTAGTTCATCAATTGGCATTTGAAGGATGTGAGATAAATGATGACATAATGGATTCACCAACTCACAAAGTCAAGGGTGAGGTTTCTGCTAGCTTAGTGATGGGTATGATGGTTCATCAAGACAATTCCAAAAGATCTTACATTCAAAATGACAGTTTTGATGCACCAACTCAGGTTATAGAAGATAAGTTGGTTCATCAATTGACATCTGATAgatgtaaaattaataatgacaTAATGGAGTCACCAACTCAAATAGTCAAGGGTGAGATTTCTGCTGGCTTAATGGCTCATCAACGTACTTCTAAAGTAAGTGAAATCACTAACAATACAATAGATTCACCAACTCAGATTTTGAAAGATGAAGTTGTTATGGGTACAGTGGTTCATCAAGATGATTCCAAAAGATCTTACATCCAGACTGACATTTTTGATGCACAAACTCAGGTTTTAGAAGATGAGGTAGTTCATCAATTGGCATTTGAAGGATGTGAAATAAATGATGACATAATGGATTCACCAACTCAAAAAGTCAAGGGTGAGGTTACTGCTAACTTAGTGATGGGTATGATGGTTCATCAAGACAATTCCAAAAGATCTTACATTCAAAATGACAGTTTTGATGCACCAACTCAGGTTATAGAAGATAAGTTGATTCATCAATTGACACCTGATAgatgtaaaattaataatgacaTAATGGATTCACCAACTCAAAAAGTCAAGGGTGAGATTTCTGCTGGCATAGTGGCTCATCAATGTACTTCTAAAGTATATGAAATTGCTAACAATACTAAGGATGCACCAACTCAGATTTTAAAAGATGAAGTTGTTATGGGTACGGTGGTTCATCAAGATGATTCCAAAAGATCTTGCATCCAGAATGACATTTTTGATGCACTAACTCAGGTTACTGAAGATGAGGTGGTTCATCAATTTGCATCTGATAGATGTGAAATAAATGATGACATAATGGATGAACCAACTCAAATAGTCAATGGTGATGTTTCTGTGGGTATACTGGTTCATAATGATAACTCCGAAAGATCTGATATCACAACTTTTGTAAAGAATGAATCTAACCACATTGTATACGATGATCTAGTTAGGTATAATGGAGTTAGTCCTCAAACTACACTTTCTCTTACAGATGAAATAAATAGTGTTGCTGATTCCCCAAGTTTAAAAATGCCGGTCTTAAATGTTGAAAATAACACTGGAAAAATTATTCTTCAAGATACTATTATAACACCAGCTGGTAGTGATGTGAGTGATGCCGTTGCTATTGGACAAGCGATTCATCAAGACAGCACTCCTGTGCTTAGTAATTGTAATAGTGATTATGTTATGAATTCTTCTCATGTTGAAAGAGAAGGAAATGTTGCACAGAAAGGTGATTATAGTAATGGTGGTATTGTTGATGTTGAAATGCACACTACATGTGTTAGCAATACTAGTcatcaaaatatttcttttgtgCATACTGAATGTAGTAGTAATGATATAATGAATTCTCCAATTAAAATTGTATGTGAAGAAATTAATGTTCTTCTCAAAAATTGTTCAGGGACAGATTCTAAATTTGGTTGTAAGAATGATGAATTGAAACCTAGTGATGATAATATTTGTAATGATAATATTGGTACCGAATCAGTAATGTCTCCAATTCTGTCTTATACCAAACGGCACATGAGTAATGTAGACAAACAGTATGAAAAACCATCTCAAGTGAATATGATAGCCATAAAACATTTAGAAACGTTGACCTCTGGAGGAAGCATTAATTATCTAGGTACATATGGTTGCAGAGAAAATGAAAATACAGAAGATACTGTGCCAGCAGTATTGAGGGAAAAGTCACCTAGAACGTATGGTTCAAAACAAAATGTAGGCATGCAGAAAAGTTATAccaataaaaaatcttttaaagaaCATAGTGAAGTATTGTTTGCTTCAGGTTGTAAAGTGAATGTTCAATTGACAGATATAAAAGGAAATATTACTATTTCAAGTGAATTATCACCAAAAAAACTGCAATCACAATCACAATCACAAGAAAGGAATAAATCAGAGTGTGTAAAGGAATTAACTAATAGCATGAATGTTAAAAATTGTAGTGCCCAACAAATTTGGCCTGGTAAACATCAATCTTACTTTGGGAAAAGACTTTCCCAGGTTAAAGGAAGTAGTCTTTTAGCAAGCACCAGTAATAATGTTGGGGAGTCGTTAGTGATTCAAAATAGACAGGAGAGCTTAACTAATAACAAAGTTCAGTTGGTCACATTTCAAACTGCTGAACAGCAATGCAAGGTTGGAAAGAAAAGTGTTAGAAGCAGGAATAACAGCTGCTATTCTAAGAGCTCTCCGAAAGACCAACAACAAGATAAAAAACTCCATTTGCCACAAGCATTGACTGTCCAGATCGAAAATCTGAACACCAGACCAAAAAGGAGTCGTAAAATGACATGGAAAATGATAGAGTTGGAGAAAGCTAGTCCTACCTCTGTGAAAACTGAGAATCAAACTTGTAGGGCAAAATCACCTAAAAATGTTGTACAAGATGCTGTAGACATGCATGACAATGACAGCTCTGTAGTACAAGACAGCACTTTTCAAAACACCAACTCCCCATTGGCACAGCAAAAAGAAGACGGGAGGGCATCTTGTTCACGTAAGCAGTTATCAGAAAATTGTATGTCTTCTGAAGTAGCTATCAGTGAAAATTTggtcacgaaaaaaaatattccaagggTCAGTTTAAAAAGAAAAGGAGTTACAACACAGGCAGAGGAAGGCACACACAGAGGTACCAAGGTTAGTTCTCTAAGAAAGTCCTCAAGAGAGTTAGTTAAAGCAAGCAACCTTGGTAGTGGTGGCAGTGATACTGGGGATGATTTAGCAGGTGGTTTTACTATGACTACTGTGACTTCGGAAGGAACTAATGAAAAACTGCAAGAGAGGAAGGGAACAATTACAAGATTCGGTAGGAAACTTGTTACTGAAGAAGCTTTAACTGAAAAAGTTTTTGTAGGAAGCAGAAAGTGTGAAAAAAGTAGGGTGAAAGAAAAATGTTCTGCACAGGCTCTTAAAGAAGCTGCTGatgaaaaaatgcaaaataactaCATTAAAGAATATGTTTCCAATATTGAAATCCAAACGAAAACAAATGATGAAGGAAACATATCACGAAAGCGATCAAAAAGTAAGGCAGAACTGATAACTGAAGAAACTGATAAAAAAAGGGTGCGAGagagtaaaaataaaatgacagctgaaaataatttacagtttaatttatcaacaaataaaactgaaattgattcaaataaaagtaatagTACTGAAGAAACAGAAAAGAGTTTAACAAGCAAACGTTTCACATCCAGCAAAGAAAGAGCTAGTAAACCATTGCAAGAAAGTAAAGTTAAAACAAGAAACAGTGGAAATAAAAGGGAAAATTCAACTGCAGGCACAAGTGCTGAAGTAAAAGGTAGCCGTAACATTAACAAAAGGACTAAAGAGCACACAGTAATGTGTGAGAACAATGACGATGCTCATGAAGAATGTATTGAAAAGAATGTAAACATTCGTAAAAAGAGACAGAAAACAGCGGAAGATGGAAGTCCAGATAAAAGGAAGAGTCAGGCAGAGGCGGTAGTGGATGACGGAGAAAGTGTGAGTGTAAGTGGTATAAACGTACCTCTACAAAAGAGGGGGAACATGCCTGGAAGACAGTCGAGACAGAGAAAGCAGAGTGGTCTATCCAGCAGTAGCAGCAGCAGTGTGTTGGACGAAGACAGAGCAGCAGCCTTCAGAGGAGACAGCCAGTCGAGCCCCGTAGAGGCAGGTGCAGCCACCAGCAGGGAGTCGCTCCTGTCG ACAAAGCTAGGCAAAGGGCAGAGAGCTTCCAGGAAACAAGTTGCTCCAGCAGAAACGACTCGAGTTATGTTCACAGGCTTGACTAAAGAAGAGTTGAAAGCTCAGGAGACAATTGTTGAGAGGCTAG GTGGCAGCGTGGTCGACCAACCCGGGGCAGAGATGGTGCTTGTGGCACAGAAGTTGTGTCGCACCATCAAAATGTTGTGTGCAATTGCACGAGGCATTCCTGTCGTCAACTGCTTGTGGCTCAAGAACTGCAGCAAGAAAAACCAATTTGTTG